A stretch of the Xiphias gladius isolate SHS-SW01 ecotype Sanya breed wild chromosome 19, ASM1685928v1, whole genome shotgun sequence genome encodes the following:
- the LOC120804649 gene encoding uncharacterized protein LOC120804649, with product MDPCGFGNRNAPPRDAAAAGPPSLPPYSAPGPYDNSHNPPFSGLPCPPVMQTDHSSLTVPSHSSPPLQASSDQDGGQNPILSPNSDCSALPLPAPDPGFGLASRPLSSLAPVSPRAQTPSPNPYLAPATPLSRQVSVVIPSPDLRPSPLPSPRSDDTCPDLECAICFSEFNNIFRCPKMLRCGHTFCLECLARINVKSAEPSAIQCPLCRSLTPLPTLGLPKLTTDSDVLSYLPAAMQRVYSIRFQRNRGKLEVKRSSESRGQWTQRSLTSLRSANRSLDVGLPSPPLRGRGEAEGVGGALFRLTGQPACRAFLLTSVVMMMVLLTGIIIFLFTFKKDSD from the exons ATGGATCCCTGCGGTTTCGGGAACCGGAACGCTCCCCCGCGCGATGCCGCTGCTGCCGGCCCTCCGAGTCTGCCTCCATATTCAGCCCCTGGCCCCTATGATAATTCCCATAATCCGCCTTTCTCCGGTTTACCATGCCCTCCAGTCATGCAGACAGATCACAGCTCCCTGACAGTCCCGAGCCATAGCTCTCCTCCCCTTCAGGCCTCGTCAGACCAAGATGGAGGTCAAAACCCGATCCTGTCCCCGAACTCGGACTGCTCCGCCTTGCCACTTCCAGCCCCAGATCCAGGCTTCGGCCTCGCATCCAGGCCTCTGTCTAGCCTAGCTCCGGTCTCGCCTCGAGCCCAGACTCCATCTCCAAACCCTTACCTCGCCCCCGCCACCCCCCTGTCCCGCCAGGTCTCCGTCGTCATCCCGTCCCCGGACCTCCgcccctctcctctcccgtCTCCGCGCTCCGACGACACCTGCCCGGACCTGGAGTGCGCCATCTGCTTCAGCGAGTTCAACAACATCTTCCGCTGTCCCAAGATGCTTCGCTGCGGGCACACGTTCTGCCTGGAGTGCCTGGCGCGCATCAACGTCAAGTCGGCCGAGCCCAGCGCCATCCAGTGCCCGCTGTGCCGCAGCCTGACGCCGTTGCCCACCCTCGGCCTGCCCAAACTGACCACGGACTCGGACGTGCTGTCCTACCTGCCGGCCGCCATGCAGAGGGTCTACAGCATCCGCTTCCAACGCAACAGAGGGAAGCTGGAGGTCAAAAG GTCATCTGAAAGTCGTGGGCAGTGGACTCAGAGGTCGCTGACATCTCTGAGGTCCGCCAACCGCTCCCTGGACGTGGGGCTTCCCAGCCCGCCTCTCAGGGGCCGCGGCGAGGCGGAGGGTGTGGGCGGCGCTCTGTTCAGACTGACGGGCCAGCCGGCGTGCCGAGCCTTCCTCCTGACGTctgtggtgatgatgatggtgctgCTGACCGgcatcatcatcttcctcttcacCTTCAAAAAAGACTCGGACTGA